In Neosynechococcus sphagnicola sy1, one DNA window encodes the following:
- a CDS encoding cation-translocating P-type ATPase, translating into MSNWHQLEISQVLELLGTDASTGLSQQEVSRRQLEYGTNDLIERSLKSPWQILWEQLTASTILILLGAAFISALLRDYKDTLAILAIVVLTILIGFDQEYRASKAIAALKKLAVPKVRVWRAGQWQEISARGIVPGDIVLLEAGNLVPADGRLIESVNLRVQEATFTGESQPVEKHTAPLTEPDLALGERRNLVYLGTVATYGRGLAVVTATGMNTELGSIAHLMQTVVPEPTPLQKRLDQLGQKLVMAALILIAVILALGLLRGEKFQLLFLTAVSMAVAVVPEGLPAIVTISLAIGAQRMLKHQALIRKLPAVETLGSVTVICSDKTGTLTENKMTVTFLAVADHRLDLTTHLQQHQPVLSSSDVQSPLLLGHPALSLLLIGAALCNDALLKPDPDHPHHFHAIGDPTEGALVVTAAQMGLWKARLESIFPRIAEIPFDAERKRMTTVHQLLAAGTPIPDTLELPESWLIASGSSSYIAFTKGGVESLLEVSSQVWVEGQPQGLNGDWHQRIMDTNNQLAQDGMRVMGVAFRFLEPSVHKRLRDEIEENLIFVGIIGMLDPPRPEVKGAILTCRDAGIRPVMITGDQSLTAQHIAQDLGIATSDRIQTGQMLAQLSATELVDLVEDVSVYARVSPQQKLAIIEALQSRGHIVAMTGDGVNDAPALRKADIGVAMGITGTDVAKEAADMVLLDDNFATIVAAVREGRVIYDNIRKSIKYLLSSNSAEIWVMLLAPVVGMPLPLLPIQILWINLMTDGLPALALSVEPAERNIMQRPPQSPTENIFARGMGWNIFWLGLIITLGCLGIGYWYWKMDPESNWQTLLFTTLTFSELGIALGVRSERDSLFHIGLLSNKPMLGAVTLTLGLQLAVVYLPFLQEIFQTKALSVGELGLSLLVSTTVLGAVELQKWLIWQRYRERGQ; encoded by the coding sequence TTGAGCAACTGGCATCAGCTAGAGATATCGCAGGTATTAGAACTTCTAGGCACCGATGCAAGCACTGGACTGAGCCAGCAAGAGGTGAGTCGCCGTCAGTTAGAGTACGGAACTAACGATCTGATCGAGCGTTCTCTCAAGAGTCCCTGGCAAATCCTTTGGGAGCAACTCACTGCATCGACAATCCTGATTTTGCTGGGGGCTGCCTTCATTTCTGCACTGTTGAGGGACTACAAAGATACCCTTGCAATTCTAGCGATCGTGGTACTGACCATTCTGATTGGGTTTGACCAAGAGTACCGAGCTAGCAAGGCGATCGCAGCCCTAAAGAAATTAGCCGTACCCAAGGTGAGAGTGTGGCGAGCCGGGCAGTGGCAAGAAATTTCAGCCCGAGGAATCGTGCCTGGAGATATCGTCCTATTGGAAGCGGGTAATTTAGTTCCGGCGGATGGTCGTTTAATTGAGAGTGTAAACTTACGGGTTCAAGAAGCAACCTTTACGGGGGAATCACAACCCGTAGAGAAACATACCGCACCCCTTACAGAGCCTGACTTGGCGTTGGGGGAGCGGCGCAATCTGGTTTATCTGGGGACAGTTGCCACCTATGGACGGGGGCTGGCAGTGGTAACGGCAACGGGGATGAACACAGAACTGGGCAGTATCGCCCACCTGATGCAGACGGTAGTGCCAGAGCCTACGCCGCTGCAAAAGCGACTGGATCAGTTGGGGCAGAAACTCGTCATGGCAGCCCTGATATTAATTGCGGTGATTTTGGCGCTGGGGCTGCTGCGGGGTGAAAAGTTTCAACTCTTGTTCCTGACAGCGGTGAGCATGGCCGTTGCTGTGGTGCCAGAGGGATTGCCGGCAATTGTGACCATCTCTTTGGCAATTGGGGCGCAACGAATGCTCAAACACCAAGCCCTGATCCGCAAGTTGCCAGCTGTCGAAACCTTGGGTTCTGTCACCGTGATCTGCTCCGATAAAACCGGCACCCTGACTGAAAACAAGATGACGGTCACCTTCCTAGCTGTCGCCGATCATCGGCTGGACTTAACAACTCACCTGCAACAACATCAGCCCGTCCTCAGTTCCAGTGACGTCCAATCGCCGCTGCTCCTGGGGCATCCTGCCCTGAGTCTCCTCCTGATCGGTGCGGCTCTCTGCAATGATGCCCTGCTAAAACCGGATCCCGATCACCCCCATCATTTCCATGCCATCGGGGATCCAACTGAAGGGGCATTGGTGGTGACTGCTGCCCAGATGGGACTCTGGAAAGCGCGCTTAGAGTCGATTTTTCCCCGCATTGCCGAGATCCCCTTTGATGCCGAACGTAAACGCATGACCACGGTTCATCAGTTGCTAGCTGCCGGTACCCCAATTCCAGATACCCTTGAGCTGCCTGAGTCCTGGCTGATTGCCTCCGGTAGCTCCTCCTATATTGCCTTTACCAAAGGGGGAGTCGAGAGTCTCTTGGAGGTTTCCAGCCAGGTTTGGGTGGAGGGGCAACCCCAAGGACTCAATGGTGATTGGCATCAAAGAATCATGGATACCAATAACCAACTGGCCCAGGATGGGATGCGGGTCATGGGGGTTGCCTTTCGGTTCCTGGAGCCATCTGTTCATAAGCGGCTCAGGGACGAGATCGAGGAGAATTTAATTTTTGTCGGCATCATCGGGATGCTAGATCCGCCACGCCCTGAGGTCAAAGGAGCCATCTTAACTTGCCGGGATGCGGGGATTCGTCCGGTCATGATTACGGGGGATCAATCCCTGACGGCACAACATATTGCCCAGGATCTGGGGATTGCTACCAGCGATCGCATTCAGACTGGGCAGATGTTGGCTCAGCTTTCAGCCACAGAATTGGTAGACCTGGTTGAGGATGTGTCGGTTTACGCCCGCGTGTCCCCGCAGCAAAAGCTAGCGATCATTGAGGCTCTCCAAAGCCGAGGACATATTGTTGCCATGACAGGGGATGGCGTCAACGATGCCCCTGCCTTAAGAAAAGCAGATATTGGAGTAGCCATGGGGATCACGGGTACTGACGTTGCCAAAGAAGCGGCTGACATGGTGTTGCTTGATGACAACTTTGCCACCATCGTCGCTGCCGTCCGAGAGGGGCGGGTGATTTATGACAATATCCGCAAGAGTATTAAGTATTTGCTCAGTAGTAATTCCGCAGAAATCTGGGTGATGCTCTTAGCTCCTGTGGTGGGTATGCCCCTGCCGCTGCTGCCGATCCAAATCCTCTGGATTAATTTGATGACGGATGGCTTGCCAGCCCTTGCGTTAAGTGTCGAACCAGCCGAGCGCAATATCATGCAGCGTCCCCCTCAATCCCCCACTGAAAATATTTTTGCCCGAGGCATGGGCTGGAACATTTTCTGGCTGGGGCTGATTATCACCCTAGGTTGCCTCGGCATCGGCTACTGGTACTGGAAGATGGATCCTGAGTCTAACTGGCAGACGCTCCTGTTCACCACCCTGACCTTTTCTGAGCTAGGAATTGCCTTGGGGGTTCGTTCCGAACGGGACTCGCTATTTCACATTGGGTTGCTTTCCAATAAACCCATGCTGGGAGCAGTGACCCTCACCTTGGGTTTACAACTGGCAGTGGTGTACCTCCCATTTTTGCAAGAGATTTTTCAAACAAAAGCCCTATCCGTTGGGGAGCTAGGGCTGAGTCTATTGGTTAGCACGACGGTCTTGGGAGCTGTAGAATTGCAAAAATGGTTAATCTGGCAAAGATATAGGGAGCGAGGTCAATGA
- the thiO gene encoding glycine oxidase ThiO, whose amino-acid sequence MNASCDVLIIGGGLIGLAIALELRLQGASVTVLSRNFKQAASHAAAGMLAPQAEALPLGSLWDLSIRSRDLYPTWTERLTEITGQPTGYWPCGILAPVYADLPAPPEPHASSQPTAQWLTASVVQQKYPGLSAEVIGGWWFPQDAQVDNRALTHCLWAAAQQSGVRIQEGVAVTAIQNQGSSVIGVDTAAGTWQASHYVLAAGAWSGDLLPIPTYPRKGQMFSLQIPLQNSHLLPLQTVLFGQEIYIVPRQNGQLVIGATSEDVGFTPSNTPVGVQQLLANAIRLFPSLQDFPITELWWGYRPTTPDESPLLGESPYGNLTLATGHHRNGILLAPITASLVANWVLRGDADPLLAAFHYSRLADSKTV is encoded by the coding sequence GTGAACGCAAGTTGTGATGTCCTAATTATTGGCGGTGGTCTAATTGGGTTGGCGATCGCCCTAGAGTTGCGATTACAAGGCGCATCGGTTACCGTTCTCAGTCGCAACTTCAAACAAGCCGCCTCCCATGCTGCAGCGGGAATGCTAGCACCCCAGGCAGAAGCTTTGCCCCTCGGTTCCCTATGGGACTTGTCGATCAGAAGTCGCGATCTCTACCCCACGTGGACTGAGAGACTTACCGAGATCACCGGACAGCCTACGGGCTACTGGCCCTGTGGCATTCTCGCCCCAGTGTATGCAGACCTGCCCGCCCCTCCTGAACCCCATGCCAGTTCCCAGCCAACCGCCCAGTGGTTAACCGCATCGGTGGTGCAGCAAAAGTATCCAGGATTGAGCGCTGAGGTGATCGGCGGTTGGTGGTTCCCCCAAGATGCCCAAGTAGATAACCGCGCTTTGACCCATTGTCTTTGGGCAGCGGCTCAACAGTCTGGGGTCAGAATTCAAGAAGGTGTTGCGGTGACTGCGATTCAGAACCAGGGTTCATCCGTGATTGGGGTGGACACCGCTGCGGGTACCTGGCAGGCCAGTCATTATGTTTTGGCAGCGGGTGCCTGGTCAGGGGATCTGTTGCCCATTCCCACCTATCCCCGGAAGGGACAAATGTTCTCCCTACAAATACCGCTACAAAACAGCCATCTCTTGCCATTGCAAACCGTCTTATTTGGGCAAGAAATTTACATTGTGCCTCGGCAAAATGGCCAGCTTGTGATTGGAGCAACCAGTGAGGATGTCGGTTTTACTCCCAGCAATACCCCCGTTGGTGTGCAACAACTCTTAGCCAACGCCATCCGGCTCTTCCCCAGCCTACAAGACTTCCCGATCACCGAGTTATGGTGGGGGTATCGGCCTACGACACCTGATGAGTCGCCCCTCCTTGGTGAGAGTCCCTACGGGAATTTAACTTTGGCCACTGGGCACCATCGCAACGGCATCTTACTTGCCCCGATCACGGCATCCCTGGTAGCTAATTGGGTACTCCGGGGGGATGCCGACCCGCTCTTAGCCGCTTTTCACTATTCTCGGCTGGCGGATTCGAAGACTGTGTAA
- a CDS encoding NUDIX hydrolase: protein MFLGQEPPQLLKQRLVYQGRKFNFEVSHLRLPNQSEGEWECIRHPGGALAVPVTAEGQLVMVQQYRFAMQRRVLEFPAGTVEPHEDPATTIRREIEEETGYRAHRWRSLGQFILAPGYSDEIIYAFLAEDLEALEHPPAQDADEDIATLLLTPAELEARIHAGDPIDAKSISSFFLARPFLPAA, encoded by the coding sequence ATGTTTCTCGGTCAAGAACCTCCCCAACTCCTGAAGCAGCGTCTGGTCTACCAGGGTCGTAAGTTTAATTTTGAAGTCAGCCACCTCCGGTTGCCCAACCAATCGGAGGGGGAATGGGAGTGTATCCGCCATCCAGGGGGAGCTTTGGCGGTGCCCGTGACGGCTGAGGGGCAATTGGTGATGGTGCAACAATATCGGTTTGCGATGCAGCGGCGGGTGTTGGAATTTCCCGCAGGCACAGTGGAACCCCACGAAGATCCTGCAACCACCATCCGGCGAGAAATTGAAGAAGAAACGGGCTACCGGGCCCACCGTTGGCGATCGTTGGGGCAATTTATTCTGGCACCGGGCTACTCCGATGAAATTATCTATGCCTTTTTGGCGGAGGACTTAGAAGCCTTAGAGCATCCTCCGGCGCAGGATGCCGATGAGGACATTGCCACCCTCCTGCTCACCCCCGCTGAATTAGAAGCCAGAATCCATGCGGGAGACCCCATTGATGCCAAATCCATTAGTAGCTTCTTCCTGGCACGTCCGTTTCTGCCCGCAGCTTGA
- a CDS encoding ArsR/SmtB family transcription factor, with protein MQKLETKPLTLIVLGFHALSDPLRLQVLDLLRSQERCVCDLCEALEVTQSKLSFHLKALKEADLVRARQQGRWIYYSLNLPQLVVLEQYLAEYRRFSPMVPVRVCRDD; from the coding sequence ATGCAAAAACTAGAAACCAAACCATTAACTTTAATTGTTTTAGGGTTTCACGCCCTTTCAGACCCGCTCCGCCTGCAAGTCCTGGATCTGCTGCGATCGCAAGAGCGGTGTGTTTGTGACCTGTGTGAGGCGCTGGAAGTCACTCAGTCTAAGCTTTCGTTTCATTTAAAAGCCCTCAAGGAAGCAGATCTCGTGAGAGCGAGACAACAGGGACGCTGGATTTACTACAGCTTGAATTTGCCGCAATTGGTGGTACTGGAGCAATATCTAGCAGAGTATCGTCGCTTTAGTCCGATGGTACCTGTCCGTGTTTGCCGAGATGATTAA
- the folK gene encoding 2-amino-4-hydroxy-6-hydroxymethyldihydropteridine diphosphokinase, which yields MNPSLSQAAIALGSNLGDSLQILEAALTTLATTPGVALLGRSPWYRTRPLGPPQPDYLNGCATLTVQMTPPQLLTTLLEIETQFGRERQQHWGARTLDLDLLLFDDLILRTPELQIPHPRMNDRAFVLVPLATIAPDWVEPISGQAIAHLLSALDCSGVNLIEQQ from the coding sequence TTGAATCCCTCTCTCTCTCAGGCTGCGATCGCCTTGGGCAGTAATTTGGGAGATTCGTTGCAGATTCTCGAAGCTGCCTTGACCACCTTGGCGACCACCCCTGGGGTTGCTCTTTTGGGGCGATCGCCCTGGTATCGCACCCGCCCCCTTGGCCCCCCCCAACCCGACTACCTCAATGGCTGCGCCACTTTAACGGTACAAATGACGCCACCACAGCTCCTGACAACCTTGCTGGAGATTGAAACCCAGTTTGGTCGAGAGCGTCAGCAGCATTGGGGCGCACGGACTTTAGATCTGGATCTGCTGTTATTTGATGATCTGATTCTCCGAACCCCAGAGCTGCAAATTCCCCATCCCCGGATGAATGACCGCGCCTTTGTCTTAGTTCCCTTGGCAACCATTGCCCCGGATTGGGTCGAGCCGATCTCCGGTCAGGCGATCGCCCATTTGCTCTCAGCACTCGACTGCTCCGGTGTGAATCTGATTGAACAACAGTAG
- a CDS encoding FAD-binding domain-containing protein, with translation MYFFPELAAGPYRPLWQHFPWENNPAYFQAWCAGRTGYPMVDAAMRQLNETGWMHNRCRMIVANFLTKDLLVSWQWGEKYFMQTLIDGDLAANNGGWQWSTSSGMDPRPLRIFNPITQAQKFDPEAEYIRQWLPELRSLETADLVTGKISPLDCHQCDYPLPIVDHHQQQRLFKIYYQQQKDRMPSS, from the coding sequence ATGTATTTCTTCCCAGAATTAGCGGCTGGCCCCTACCGTCCGCTGTGGCAGCACTTTCCCTGGGAGAACAATCCCGCCTATTTCCAAGCTTGGTGTGCTGGTCGCACCGGCTACCCCATGGTTGATGCCGCCATGCGTCAACTGAATGAAACTGGGTGGATGCACAATCGCTGCCGGATGATTGTCGCCAATTTCCTCACCAAGGACTTGCTAGTTAGCTGGCAGTGGGGGGAAAAATACTTCATGCAAACCCTGATCGATGGTGACCTTGCTGCCAACAACGGTGGCTGGCAGTGGAGCACTTCCAGTGGCATGGACCCCAGACCCCTACGAATTTTCAACCCCATCACCCAGGCTCAAAAATTTGATCCCGAAGCCGAGTATATTCGCCAATGGCTACCGGAGTTGCGGAGTCTGGAAACCGCAGATCTGGTGACGGGCAAGATTTCTCCCCTGGATTGCCATCAGTGTGACTATCCCCTGCCCATTGTTGATCACCATCAACAGCAGCGCCTATTTAAGATCTACTATCAACAACAAAAGGATAGAATGCCCAGTTCCTAG
- a CDS encoding DUF2252 domain-containing protein: MGIKFSPKKFLAIAFLSLLALLLWYLWPANAASSRYSWVVSEIYNFNHPYKAQLPQELATKMQRMSTNAFAFYRGTAHLFYKDMTTLPASSFVNSSTNYVWLEGDMHLQNMGAFRDSSDNDIFDVTDFDEAYLGSYTWDLRRMAVSIMLAAKANGIGSSDRQDVVRSFLDAYFDKIKDFKGTNDELSYRLNTGNTSGYVKDLIQGVAGESRSSFLSKYTTVNASGSRLFKVTPGELEYVSSSTSSSILAAMTGYVNSIPSSKRYSSSYYTVKDIRLKLGSGIGSLGKYRYYVLIEGPSASTSDDVILQMKQESSSAVAIAAPGRLPASQYGYHEGQRVTISTKAMLTNTDVLLGYATISGVPYMVREKSPYQVDFDYTQLTSKSKFTDAVTYMGKAMAKDHALADKDYNAAIVSYSQDKEVTDIVDGNRGTFKDEMIAFTLDYTTQVENDYNSFLSAYQSGTTLY, translated from the coding sequence ATGGGAATCAAATTCTCTCCTAAGAAGTTTCTGGCGATCGCCTTCCTCAGTTTGCTAGCACTGCTGCTCTGGTATCTTTGGCCTGCGAATGCCGCCTCCTCTCGATATTCCTGGGTTGTGAGCGAGATTTATAACTTTAACCACCCCTATAAGGCTCAGCTCCCCCAAGAACTGGCAACTAAAATGCAACGAATGAGTACAAATGCCTTTGCATTTTATCGAGGTACGGCTCACCTCTTCTACAAAGACATGACGACGCTACCAGCCTCTAGCTTTGTCAACAGTTCTACCAATTATGTCTGGTTAGAAGGGGATATGCACCTGCAAAACATGGGTGCGTTTCGAGATAGTAGTGACAATGATATTTTTGATGTCACTGATTTTGATGAAGCCTATCTCGGATCTTATACCTGGGATCTGCGCCGGATGGCCGTTAGTATTATGCTGGCAGCAAAGGCCAATGGGATTGGCAGTAGTGATCGCCAGGATGTGGTGCGATCCTTCTTAGATGCTTACTTTGACAAGATCAAGGACTTTAAGGGTACCAATGATGAACTTTCCTATCGCCTGAATACGGGCAATACGAGCGGTTATGTCAAGGATTTAATTCAAGGGGTTGCTGGGGAAAGTCGCAGCAGTTTCCTGAGTAAATATACAACAGTAAATGCTTCAGGGAGTCGCCTATTTAAGGTAACTCCTGGTGAGCTAGAATATGTTTCTAGTTCAACCTCCAGTAGTATTCTGGCGGCGATGACGGGCTATGTCAATTCCATTCCCAGTAGTAAGCGTTATAGCAGCAGTTACTATACGGTTAAAGATATCCGTCTGAAGCTAGGATCGGGAATTGGCAGTCTGGGTAAGTATCGTTACTATGTCCTGATCGAAGGCCCTAGTGCCTCTACTAGTGATGATGTGATTCTGCAAATGAAACAGGAATCTAGCAGTGCAGTTGCGATCGCGGCTCCCGGTCGCTTGCCAGCTTCACAATATGGCTACCATGAGGGGCAACGGGTGACGATCAGTACCAAGGCCATGCTTACGAACACAGATGTGTTATTAGGGTATGCCACTATTAGCGGTGTACCTTATATGGTGCGGGAAAAGTCACCCTACCAGGTTGATTTTGACTACACACAACTGACCAGCAAATCAAAATTTACCGATGCCGTAACCTATATGGGGAAGGCCATGGCTAAAGATCATGCCCTCGCTGATAAGGATTACAATGCGGCGATCGTTTCCTACAGCCAGGATAAAGAAGTTACCGATATTGTGGATGGGAACCGAGGAACATTCAAGGATGAAATGATTGCCTTTACCTTAGATTACACGACGCAGGTAGAAAATGATTACAACAGCTTTCTCAGCGCTTACCAATCAGGAACTACCCTGTATTAA
- a CDS encoding helix-turn-helix domain-containing protein: MSHKHFTDSERFELYQLRTTTHLSLRAIAQRMNCSQSSLSREIKRNQFQDGSYLPNTAQAKAEQRRREAKPKR; encoded by the coding sequence ATGAGCCATAAACATTTTACAGATTCCGAACGGTTTGAGCTATACCAGCTACGGACAACGACACATCTATCTCTGCGGGCGATCGCGCAAAGGATGAATTGCTCCCAAAGTAGCCTATCACGGGAGATTAAACGCAATCAATTTCAGGATGGGAGTTATTTACCAAACACAGCCCAAGCCAAAGCTGAGCAACGTAGACGAGAAGCAAAGCCAAAGCGTTAA
- a CDS encoding FAD-dependent oxidoreductase, translating to MQTQLQQLLPEAGTTQPELHLFHRSQQLLSHHNPWVQRSLYKILCDRGIQVHLGETVTQVNSLGDLPPLEVACESGLTVPCDRLFWVTQAAAPAWLGASGLMVDPLGFIWVQDTLQSVSHPQVLAAGDIATLVNRPCPKSGVFAVRQGKPLFDNLRCLLTGKPLRPYRPQQQALSLIGIGTQGRSPLVSSPMAVASWGGWGWGPSTALWCWKDWVDRRFMAQFPVSHPQNQGLDLQP from the coding sequence ATGCAAACCCAGCTCCAGCAATTGTTGCCAGAAGCAGGTACGACTCAGCCAGAATTGCATTTGTTTCACCGTTCGCAGCAACTGTTGTCGCATCACAATCCCTGGGTGCAACGCTCTCTGTACAAGATTCTCTGCGATCGCGGCATTCAAGTGCACCTGGGTGAAACGGTGACCCAGGTCAACTCTCTCGGGGATCTCCCGCCCTTGGAGGTTGCCTGTGAGTCTGGACTCACCGTCCCCTGCGATCGCCTGTTCTGGGTCACCCAGGCAGCAGCTCCGGCTTGGTTAGGAGCCTCTGGGTTGATGGTTGATCCTTTAGGATTTATTTGGGTGCAGGACACGCTGCAATCAGTGTCTCACCCCCAGGTATTGGCCGCCGGGGACATTGCTACTCTGGTCAATCGTCCCTGCCCGAAATCGGGAGTGTTTGCCGTGCGCCAGGGGAAACCCTTGTTTGATAACCTGCGCTGCCTGCTGACCGGGAAACCCCTACGACCCTATCGTCCACAACAACAGGCCCTCAGCTTGATTGGTATTGGGACTCAGGGTCGGTCGCCATTGGTTTCTTCTCCGATGGCGGTGGCTTCTTGGGGAGGGTGGGGCTGGGGGCCAAGCACGGCTCTCTGGTGCTGGAAAGACTGGGTTGATCGGCGCTTTATGGCGCAATTTCCCGTGAGCCATCCCCAAAACCAAGGGTTAGATTTGCAGCCATGA
- a CDS encoding deoxyribodipyrimidine photo-lyase yields the protein MSDLILFWHRRDLRIADNLGLAAARQHSAHLVGVFCLDPQILQGNDIAPVRVVYMVGCLQQLQQRYHQLGSQLLILSGHPVLAIPRLATALSAEAVYWNLDVEPYAQSRDRAVEAALQQAGIPVYTQWDQLLHGPESILTGSGQPYTVYTPFWRNWITQAKAEPVAVLGSFTGLTPTEADLASTAGAIALPTAPDLGFYLGSGTRAGARGSGGPGTLAGIFCPGDRRLSGTASFPSSSGHFPAQSSPEVWSDWHSYCLGSDPDCFGRLPQ from the coding sequence ATGTCTGACTTGATTCTGTTTTGGCATCGCCGCGACCTCAGAATTGCTGACAACCTGGGACTGGCCGCCGCCCGTCAGCACAGTGCCCATCTCGTGGGTGTCTTTTGCTTAGACCCCCAGATTCTGCAAGGGAATGACATCGCCCCGGTGCGGGTGGTCTATATGGTGGGCTGTTTACAGCAGCTCCAGCAGCGGTATCACCAGCTTGGCTCCCAGTTATTAATTCTTTCAGGTCACCCGGTTCTAGCCATTCCCCGACTTGCCACCGCCCTCAGTGCTGAAGCGGTTTACTGGAATCTGGATGTGGAACCCTATGCCCAAAGCCGCGATCGCGCGGTTGAAGCAGCCTTACAGCAGGCTGGGATTCCAGTTTATACCCAGTGGGATCAGCTGCTCCATGGCCCCGAAAGCATCCTCACGGGAAGCGGCCAACCCTACACGGTCTACACCCCCTTTTGGCGCAATTGGATCACCCAAGCCAAAGCCGAACCCGTTGCAGTATTAGGCTCTTTCACTGGCCTCACCCCTACGGAAGCCGACCTTGCCTCAACTGCTGGGGCGATCGCCCTCCCAACTGCACCAGATCTCGGTTTTTATCTGGGATCAGGAACTCGTGCTGGAGCCAGGGGAAGTGGCGGCCCAGGAACGCTTGCAGGAATTTTCTGCCCAGGCGATCGCCGACTATCAGGAACAGCGTCATTTCCCAGCTCAAGCGGGCACTTCCCAGCTCAGTCCAGCCCTGAAGTTTGGAGTGATTGGCATTCGTACTGTTTGGGCAGCGACCCAGACTGCTTTGGCAGACTGCCGCAGTGA
- a CDS encoding DUF1269 domain-containing protein, with amino-acid sequence MADLFVVAYEDEFKAEEVRLTLARLQKEHLIELADAAVVVKDKDGKIKLKQAIDLTSAGAVSGGFWGLLIGTLFFVPLLGAAVGAASGAISGALTDIGIDDNFMKELGATLQPSTSALFVLVSKVTPDKVLEEVAPFGGKVLQTSLTKTQEAELRDILDRRGIPAQS; translated from the coding sequence GTGGCTGATTTATTTGTGGTTGCTTACGAAGATGAATTCAAAGCTGAGGAAGTTCGTCTTACCTTGGCCCGGCTGCAAAAGGAGCACCTGATTGAACTAGCAGATGCAGCGGTTGTCGTCAAAGACAAAGATGGCAAAATTAAGCTCAAACAAGCGATCGACCTGACTTCCGCTGGAGCAGTCAGCGGGGGATTCTGGGGTCTATTGATTGGCACATTGTTCTTTGTCCCGCTTCTAGGTGCTGCTGTAGGTGCAGCCTCCGGAGCGATCTCAGGGGCTTTGACCGATATTGGCATTGATGACAACTTTATGAAAGAATTAGGCGCAACCCTCCAACCCAGTACTTCGGCGCTCTTTGTCCTAGTCAGTAAGGTTACCCCCGATAAGGTGTTGGAGGAAGTCGCTCCCTTTGGGGGGAAAGTCCTGCAAACATCGCTGACAAAAACCCAAGAGGCAGAGTTACGAGACATTCTCGATCGCCGGGGTATCCCTGCGCAATCCTAG
- a CDS encoding ParA family protein — protein MDQKDIDDLLTKWEALPGNLAEADLNAHFFIPLLHYLKLPFKVGPTIGSGLSPDFMVYSADQQPILAVETKKRDAAIAAIPEDGFSAFCQQHPLYRNAVGYPTTGGNNGIKQYLGEKNVTQKHLAPFGLVFNGDFFQIWRRVEGLVMPLTPIQKVTQNNLPSLIGQLEYCLSRLHRGLTISVWNQKGGVGKTTNTVNIGATLAMRGKRVLLIDLDPQTDLTQGLGINPDDFSDQFLSLMDQVALKDNKQISQILKDLIQRKQFPTTEKKLFWARCLTWEQGCT, from the coding sequence ATGGATCAGAAAGATATAGATGACTTACTTACTAAGTGGGAAGCTCTACCAGGAAATTTGGCTGAGGCAGATCTCAATGCCCATTTTTTCATCCCTTTACTTCACTACCTAAAATTACCTTTCAAGGTAGGCCCAACAATTGGTTCGGGTCTTTCGCCAGACTTCATGGTCTACTCGGCCGATCAACAACCTATTTTGGCGGTTGAGACTAAAAAGAGAGATGCTGCAATTGCGGCAATTCCAGAAGATGGTTTTTCAGCGTTCTGCCAGCAACATCCTCTTTACCGTAATGCAGTAGGATATCCAACCACTGGGGGCAATAACGGCATTAAGCAGTACTTAGGCGAGAAAAATGTTACTCAGAAGCATCTGGCTCCTTTTGGCTTGGTGTTTAATGGTGATTTCTTCCAGATTTGGAGGCGTGTAGAAGGGTTGGTAATGCCATTAACCCCAATCCAAAAAGTGACGCAGAATAATTTACCGAGCTTGATCGGTCAACTGGAATATTGCCTGAGTCGCCTTCATAGAGGCTTGACAATCTCTGTATGGAATCAGAAAGGAGGGGTCGGCAAGACTACCAACACCGTCAATATTGGCGCAACACTGGCAATGCGGGGGAAAAGAGTGTTGCTAATCGACTTAGACCCACAGACAGATCTGACTCAAGGGCTTGGCATAAATCCTGACGATTTTTCAGATCAATTTCTGTCTCTGATGGATCAAGTAGCTCTTAAAGACAATAAGCAGATTAGCCAAATTTTGAAAGACCTCATCCAGCGCAAACAATTCCCCACAACAGAGAAAAAACTATTTTGGGCTAGATGTCTTACCTGGGAACAAGGTTGCACTTGA